A single region of the Arthrobacter sp. PAMC25564 genome encodes:
- a CDS encoding TetR/AcrR family transcriptional regulator, with the protein MNEPVVHELFPRKEDLFNACVELPVVPEDELAQVIRTAPAERGEAIVRTLLKVWDSPAQSAMLALVGKAVGSGVDSLLMREVLRRRILGPVMADLEADTGTARLRGALVASQLMGLVIVRYLVRLEPLATASHDEITALIAPTIQHYFTGDLRPIPVGPGQIISS; encoded by the coding sequence GTGAACGAGCCGGTGGTCCACGAACTCTTCCCGCGCAAGGAGGATCTGTTCAACGCGTGCGTAGAGCTGCCGGTGGTGCCTGAGGATGAACTTGCGCAGGTCATCAGAACAGCCCCGGCAGAGCGCGGGGAGGCCATCGTGCGGACCCTGCTCAAGGTCTGGGATTCACCGGCGCAATCCGCGATGCTGGCCCTGGTCGGCAAAGCCGTGGGATCAGGCGTCGATTCGTTATTGATGCGTGAGGTTTTACGCCGCCGCATCCTGGGCCCCGTGATGGCGGATCTGGAAGCTGACACGGGGACCGCCAGGCTGCGCGGGGCGCTTGTTGCAAGCCAGCTGATGGGACTGGTCATCGTCCGGTACCTCGTCAGGCTCGAACCGTTGGCGACCGCCAGCCATGATGAGATCACCGCGCTCATCGCCCCGACAATCCAGCATTACTTCACCGGCGATCTTCGCCCCATCCCGGTAGGACCGGGTCAGATCATAAGCAGCTAA
- a CDS encoding aldehyde dehydrogenase family protein, with translation MSGVQFAENRGRTVVDQDAALLRGLFVDGRWRKPAAGKTRIIACPADGKQVAEVAECTDADAAAAVASARRAFDGGGWPGTSEKERGQVLLRTAELLERDKALYARAEALDTGKRYVEAEYDIDDIAACFRYYGGIAGTDAGRVIDTGVPGSISRVVYVPVGVCGLITPWNYPLLQASWKVAPALLAGNTFVLKPSELTPSTSILLMETLLEAGLPAGVANLVTGTGPDVGAVLSESADVDLVSFTGGLATGINVMKSAATTVKRVALELGGKNPNIVFADAHREAALDNALTAVFLHSGQVCSAGTRLLVEESIHDGFVAELVRRAQDIRLGGPFDELAQTGPLISAAHRDKVHAFVQAGIDEGASLLCGGYIPDAGVLSVGSYYPPTILDGCHTSMKAVQDESFGPVLTVETFSTEEEAIMLANDTAYGLAGAVWTQDGSRAQRVAGALRHGTVWINDYHPYVPQAEWGGFGKSGNGRELGLQGLAEYRETKHIWQNINPKPSHWFEPPQAGVQQ, from the coding sequence ATGAGCGGCGTCCAGTTTGCCGAAAACCGCGGCCGGACTGTGGTGGACCAGGACGCCGCGCTGCTCCGGGGCCTGTTCGTAGACGGCCGGTGGAGAAAACCGGCCGCCGGGAAAACGCGGATCATCGCGTGCCCGGCCGACGGCAAACAGGTGGCCGAGGTGGCTGAATGCACGGACGCCGACGCCGCTGCGGCAGTCGCCAGCGCCCGCCGGGCTTTCGACGGGGGAGGCTGGCCCGGCACCAGCGAAAAGGAACGCGGACAGGTCTTGCTCCGCACCGCTGAACTGCTGGAACGCGACAAGGCGCTTTATGCCCGCGCCGAAGCCCTCGACACGGGCAAGCGCTACGTTGAAGCGGAATACGACATCGACGATATTGCCGCCTGCTTCAGGTACTACGGCGGGATCGCCGGAACGGACGCCGGCCGCGTCATCGATACGGGTGTTCCAGGAAGCATCAGCCGTGTGGTCTACGTCCCGGTGGGTGTCTGCGGGCTCATCACGCCCTGGAACTACCCCCTTCTTCAGGCCTCCTGGAAGGTGGCACCGGCCCTGTTGGCAGGCAACACCTTCGTCCTCAAACCCAGCGAACTGACACCCTCCACGTCCATCCTGCTGATGGAGACGCTTCTGGAGGCCGGGCTGCCTGCCGGGGTTGCCAACCTCGTCACCGGCACCGGTCCCGACGTCGGCGCAGTCCTGAGCGAAAGCGCCGACGTCGACCTCGTCTCCTTCACCGGCGGCCTGGCTACCGGGATAAACGTCATGAAGAGCGCGGCCACCACGGTCAAACGGGTTGCCCTGGAACTGGGCGGGAAAAACCCCAACATCGTTTTCGCTGACGCACACCGCGAGGCGGCGCTGGACAACGCCCTCACCGCGGTGTTCCTGCACTCGGGGCAGGTGTGCTCGGCCGGCACGAGGCTTCTCGTCGAGGAATCGATCCACGACGGGTTTGTCGCGGAACTGGTGCGGCGTGCACAGGACATCCGGCTCGGCGGACCCTTCGATGAGCTCGCACAGACCGGCCCGCTCATCTCGGCCGCGCACCGCGACAAGGTCCACGCCTTCGTTCAGGCCGGCATCGATGAGGGGGCCAGCCTTCTGTGCGGCGGCTACATCCCGGACGCCGGTGTGCTGTCGGTCGGCAGCTATTATCCTCCGACCATCCTTGACGGATGCCACACTTCCATGAAGGCAGTCCAGGATGAGTCGTTCGGACCGGTCCTGACCGTGGAGACCTTCAGTACGGAAGAGGAAGCCATCATGCTGGCCAACGACACCGCCTACGGACTGGCCGGTGCCGTGTGGACCCAGGACGGTTCCCGCGCGCAGCGCGTGGCGGGCGCCCTCCGGCACGGCACCGTATGGATCAACGATTACCACCCGTACGTCCCCCAGGCGGAATGGGGCGGCTTCGGAAAATCCGGAAACGGCCGTGAACTGGGACTTCAGGGGCTAGCGGAATACCGCGAAACGAAACACATCTGGCAAAACATCAATCCCAAGCCCAGCCACTGGTTCGAGCCTCCACAGGCAGGAGTACAGCAATGA
- a CDS encoding IclR family transcriptional regulator, producing the protein MASNNDPDSDIDAETGQHGGVQSVDRAIAVLEILARDGHAGVSEIAEEMGIHKSTVSRLLGSLVGREMVHQNSERGKYQLGFGILRLASSIPGRLSLVREARPLLESLAEEFKETVNLAVLRSNYAVNVDQAMGPSTLAMYDWVGSLTPLHATSSGKVLLAALSADERDRILKETGLPARTPRTITNRHKLESQLLDVARNGYGVVREEFEIGLNSMSVPVHNHVGAVIGAVSISGPAFRFDPEKAPGLLEALKQAGLQISAKMGYTGH; encoded by the coding sequence ATGGCTTCGAACAATGACCCCGACTCGGACATCGATGCGGAGACAGGCCAGCACGGCGGTGTCCAGTCCGTGGACCGGGCCATTGCGGTCCTGGAGATCCTGGCGCGGGATGGCCACGCCGGGGTGAGCGAAATCGCCGAGGAGATGGGCATCCATAAGTCCACCGTTTCCCGGCTGCTGGGTTCACTGGTGGGCAGGGAAATGGTCCACCAGAACAGTGAACGCGGGAAATACCAGCTGGGCTTCGGCATCCTGAGGCTGGCCAGCTCCATCCCCGGCCGCCTCAGCCTGGTCCGCGAGGCACGCCCCCTGCTGGAAAGCCTCGCCGAGGAATTCAAGGAGACAGTGAACCTCGCCGTCTTGCGTTCCAACTACGCGGTCAACGTGGACCAGGCCATGGGACCGTCTACGCTGGCCATGTATGACTGGGTGGGCAGCCTGACGCCGCTGCACGCGACCTCAAGCGGGAAAGTCCTGCTGGCCGCGCTCTCCGCGGATGAACGGGACCGGATCCTCAAGGAGACAGGGCTGCCGGCCCGCACCCCGCGCACCATCACCAACCGGCACAAGCTTGAAAGCCAGCTGCTCGATGTCGCCCGCAACGGCTACGGGGTGGTGCGGGAGGAATTCGAAATCGGGCTCAACTCGATGTCCGTGCCCGTGCACAATCACGTAGGGGCGGTGATCGGCGCGGTCAGCATCTCCGGGCCGGCTTTCCGCTTTGATCCGGAGAAGGCGCCGGGACTTCTCGAGGCGCTGAAACAGGCGGGACTTCAGATCAGCGCCAAGATGGGCTACACCGGGCATTAA
- the betA gene encoding choline dehydrogenase → MTTESYDYLIVGGGSAGSVLADRLSADGTHTVLVLEAGRSDYPWDLFIQMPAALTFPSGNRFYDWQYQSDPEPHMHGRRIAHARGKVLGGSSSINGMIFQRGNPLDYERWGADAGMETWDFAHCLPYFKRMEAALASAPDDELRGHDGPLVLERGPARNPLFQAFFRASEEAGHARTDDVNGYRQEGFGPFDRNVHKGQRLSASRAYLRPNKGRKNLTIRTRALVARVNFDGTTATGVTYRRNGRLHTVNAREVVLCGGAINTPQLLQLSGVGDSAHLKSLGIRPVVDLPGVGENLQDHLEVYVQHSCKQPVSMQPNLSLWRYPLIGLQWLLARKGPAATNHFEGGGFVRSNEDVSYPNLMFHFLPVAVRYDGQKADAKHGYQVHVGPMYSDARGSLRITSTDPAVHPSMKFNYLSTDQDRREWVEAIRVTRDILSQPALAPYSGGELSPGPSVQTDQEILDWVARDAETALHPSCTARMGPASDPLAVVDPLTMKVHGTTGLRVADASAMPYVTNGNIYAPVMMLAEKAADLILGGTPLAPEHTAFYRHDPAAAVPQAAPRLGCA, encoded by the coding sequence ATGACGACCGAGAGCTACGACTACTTGATTGTGGGTGGCGGAAGCGCCGGCTCCGTCCTGGCGGACAGGCTGAGCGCGGACGGTACGCACACCGTGCTGGTCCTTGAAGCGGGCCGCAGCGACTACCCGTGGGATCTTTTCATCCAGATGCCGGCGGCCCTGACCTTCCCCAGCGGCAACAGATTTTACGACTGGCAATACCAGTCCGACCCCGAACCCCACATGCACGGGCGCCGGATCGCCCATGCCCGCGGCAAGGTCCTGGGCGGCTCCAGCTCCATCAACGGCATGATCTTCCAGCGCGGCAACCCGCTGGACTACGAGCGCTGGGGTGCCGATGCCGGAATGGAAACCTGGGACTTCGCCCACTGCCTGCCCTACTTCAAGCGGATGGAAGCCGCGTTGGCTTCGGCTCCTGACGATGAGCTGCGCGGCCATGACGGACCGCTGGTCCTGGAGCGCGGGCCCGCCCGGAACCCCCTGTTCCAGGCCTTCTTCCGGGCGTCCGAGGAGGCCGGCCATGCGCGCACCGACGACGTCAACGGCTATAGGCAGGAGGGCTTCGGCCCGTTCGACCGCAACGTCCACAAGGGCCAGCGGCTCTCGGCGTCACGGGCCTACCTTCGCCCCAACAAGGGCCGGAAGAACCTGACTATCCGCACCCGCGCGCTGGTCGCCAGGGTCAACTTCGACGGCACCACCGCAACCGGGGTCACGTACCGCCGGAACGGCCGGCTGCACACGGTCAATGCCAGGGAAGTGGTGCTGTGCGGCGGTGCCATCAACACGCCGCAGCTGCTGCAGCTCTCCGGCGTCGGGGATTCTGCCCACCTGAAGTCGCTGGGCATCAGGCCGGTGGTTGACCTGCCGGGTGTCGGCGAGAACCTGCAGGACCACCTGGAAGTGTATGTCCAGCACTCCTGCAAGCAGCCCGTCTCCATGCAGCCCAACCTCAGCCTATGGCGCTACCCCCTGATCGGACTCCAGTGGCTGCTTGCCCGCAAGGGACCGGCAGCCACCAACCACTTCGAAGGCGGCGGCTTCGTCCGTTCGAACGAGGACGTCTCCTACCCCAACCTGATGTTCCACTTCCTGCCGGTTGCCGTCCGTTATGACGGACAGAAAGCCGACGCCAAGCACGGATACCAGGTCCACGTGGGCCCGATGTACTCGGACGCGCGGGGAAGCCTGAGGATCACCTCCACGGATCCGGCCGTGCACCCCTCGATGAAGTTCAACTACCTCTCCACGGATCAGGACCGGCGTGAATGGGTCGAGGCCATCCGGGTCACCCGCGACATTCTCTCCCAGCCGGCCCTCGCGCCTTACAGCGGCGGGGAGTTATCACCCGGCCCGTCCGTGCAGACGGACCAGGAGATCCTGGATTGGGTGGCGCGGGACGCCGAAACCGCCTTACACCCCTCCTGCACCGCCCGGATGGGCCCTGCCTCCGACCCCTTGGCCGTGGTTGACCCGCTGACCATGAAGGTCCACGGCACAACCGGGCTGCGTGTGGCGGACGCTTCCGCCATGCCTTACGTGACAAACGGCAACATCTACGCCCCGGTCATGATGCTGGCGGAGAAGGCCGCGGACCTTATCCTGGGCGGTACGCCGCTGGCACCGGAGCACACCGCCTTCTACCGGCACGACCCGGCGGCCGCGGTTCCCCAGGCCGCTCCAAGACTGGGGTGCGCATGA
- the purU gene encoding formyltetrahydrofolate deformylase, with translation MSPFVLTVACPERRGIVHAVSSFLAMRGFDIAEHQQFDDHVSNTLFLRTAFTGAGNAGATGSAASTADSLAADFVEIAAEFGMTYSFHDDRPQRILVMVSKFGHCLNDLIFRWQAGSLGADIAAVVSNHENLRPMAETAGLPFIHVPVTASTKQEAESRLLELVDEYDADLVVLARYMQVLSDRLCGELRGRAINIHHSFLPGFKGAKPYHQAYERGVKLVGATAHYVTDDLDEGPIIEQEVFRVDHAVDPDSLVTAGRDAEAIALSRAVKWHSQHRVLLNGSRTVVFR, from the coding sequence GTGTCGCCATTCGTCCTCACCGTCGCCTGTCCCGAGCGCCGGGGGATCGTCCACGCCGTGTCCAGTTTCCTGGCAATGCGCGGGTTCGACATCGCCGAACACCAACAGTTCGACGACCACGTCAGCAACACGCTCTTCCTGCGCACTGCATTTACCGGCGCCGGCAATGCTGGGGCAACCGGCAGCGCCGCCAGCACAGCCGATTCCCTGGCAGCCGACTTCGTGGAGATTGCCGCTGAATTCGGCATGACCTACAGTTTCCACGACGACAGGCCGCAGCGCATCCTGGTGATGGTCTCCAAGTTCGGACACTGCCTCAATGACCTGATCTTCCGTTGGCAGGCCGGAAGCCTGGGGGCGGACATCGCCGCCGTCGTCTCCAACCACGAGAACCTGCGCCCGATGGCTGAAACAGCAGGACTTCCTTTCATCCACGTACCTGTGACGGCCTCCACCAAGCAGGAGGCTGAATCCCGGCTTCTGGAACTGGTGGACGAATACGACGCCGACCTGGTGGTGCTTGCCCGGTACATGCAGGTTCTGTCCGACAGGCTGTGCGGGGAACTTCGCGGCCGGGCCATTAATATCCACCACTCTTTCCTGCCCGGATTCAAAGGGGCTAAGCCCTACCACCAAGCCTATGAACGCGGGGTGAAACTGGTCGGGGCAACCGCCCACTACGTCACAGACGACCTCGACGAGGGTCCCATCATCGAGCAGGAGGTCTTCCGGGTGGACCACGCCGTGGACCCCGACTCGCTGGTGACGGCGGGCCGGGACGCCGAAGCCATCGCACTCTCCCGCGCAGTGAAATGGCATTCCCAGCACCGTGTACTCCTCAACGGCTCCCGGACCGTCGTCTTCCGCTAG
- a CDS encoding FAD-dependent oxidoreductase: protein MSATPRVVIIGAGIVGANLADELAARGWTSVTVLDQGPLHLAGGSTSHAPGLVFQTNPSKTMTQFASYTVDKLLSLSAEGVSCFNQVGGLELATTPERLEDLKRKLGHATSWSIEGRIIDPDECSKHYPLLNQDMVLGGLYVPSDGLASAARAVQLLIRKATAAGVTFLGSTPVTGIEQSGGKVTGVQTPAGVVPADIVVSCAGFWGPKIGAMAGMAVPLLPLAHQYVKTTKVPELVGTQPGTNPLDPSNGARMPILRYQDKDLYFREHGNGMGIGSYAHRPMPADLERLPQVAPGQMSEHRMPSRLEFTEQDFLPSWEDSRQLLPALRGAEIADGFNGVFSFTPDGGPLIGQASELDGFYVAEAVWVTHSAGVARAVAELLIEGQSRIPLHECEVSRFEAVQTAESYVSETSQQNFVEIYDILHPLQPRESPRELRVSPFNSRQKELGAFFLEAGGWERPHWFEANRSLLADLPPEWQAPERDPWAAMFHSPISAAEAWKTRTAVALYDMTALKRLEVSGPGALTLLQRLSTGQIDKKPGAVTYCLLLNDDGGIRSDITIARLADTTFQVGANGNIDLDYFTREARNQTAVDASQWVQVRDITGSTCCIGLWGPLAREVMAKVSTDDFTNDGLRYFRTKQVRIGGIPVTAMRLSYVGELGWELYTTAEHGLKLWDLLFEAGQEQGIIAAGRGAFNSLRLEKGYRLWGTDMTPEHEPYQAGLGFSVAKNKESFVGAEALAERRTQPDARQLRCLTVDDGTSVVLGKEPVYFKGDAAGYVTSAAYGYTVARPIAYAWLPACVSAGDTVEIEYFGKRIGATVSAEPLVDPAMERLRG from the coding sequence ATGAGCGCTACACCCCGCGTTGTCATCATCGGTGCCGGTATCGTCGGTGCAAATCTGGCAGATGAACTGGCCGCCCGAGGCTGGACCAGCGTCACCGTGCTTGACCAGGGACCCCTCCACCTGGCGGGCGGCTCCACATCCCATGCACCGGGCCTGGTGTTCCAGACCAACCCGTCCAAGACGATGACGCAGTTCGCCTCATACACGGTGGACAAGCTCCTGTCCCTGAGTGCGGAAGGTGTCTCATGTTTTAACCAGGTCGGCGGCCTGGAGCTCGCCACAACTCCGGAACGGCTTGAGGACCTCAAACGGAAGCTCGGCCACGCCACATCCTGGAGCATCGAGGGCAGGATCATCGACCCCGATGAATGCAGCAAGCACTACCCGCTACTGAACCAGGACATGGTCCTCGGCGGCCTCTATGTCCCCTCCGACGGCCTCGCCTCCGCCGCACGCGCCGTCCAGCTGCTGATCCGCAAGGCCACGGCAGCAGGCGTCACCTTCCTAGGATCAACCCCGGTGACCGGGATCGAGCAGTCCGGCGGAAAAGTCACGGGGGTGCAGACTCCCGCCGGCGTGGTCCCGGCAGACATTGTGGTGTCCTGCGCGGGCTTCTGGGGACCCAAGATCGGTGCCATGGCCGGCATGGCCGTGCCGCTGCTGCCGCTGGCCCACCAGTACGTCAAGACCACCAAGGTGCCCGAACTGGTTGGAACCCAGCCGGGCACGAACCCCCTGGATCCCTCCAACGGGGCCCGGATGCCCATCCTCCGGTACCAGGACAAGGACCTCTATTTCCGCGAGCACGGGAACGGGATGGGAATAGGCTCCTACGCCCACCGGCCGATGCCTGCCGATCTGGAACGGCTTCCGCAGGTGGCTCCCGGGCAGATGTCCGAGCACCGCATGCCTTCCCGGCTCGAGTTCACCGAGCAGGATTTCCTGCCCTCCTGGGAGGACAGCCGGCAGCTGCTGCCCGCCCTGCGGGGTGCGGAAATCGCGGACGGCTTCAACGGCGTCTTCTCCTTCACCCCGGACGGCGGACCGCTCATTGGCCAGGCGTCGGAGCTTGACGGTTTCTACGTCGCGGAGGCGGTCTGGGTGACGCATTCGGCAGGCGTGGCCCGGGCGGTGGCTGAGCTGCTGATCGAGGGCCAGTCCCGCATTCCGCTTCACGAGTGCGAAGTCTCCCGCTTCGAGGCCGTCCAGACCGCCGAGAGCTATGTCAGCGAGACGTCACAGCAGAACTTCGTGGAAATCTATGACATTCTGCACCCCCTGCAGCCACGGGAATCGCCCCGGGAGCTGCGTGTCAGCCCGTTCAACAGCCGGCAAAAGGAGCTGGGAGCGTTCTTCCTCGAGGCAGGCGGCTGGGAGCGGCCGCACTGGTTCGAGGCTAACCGCTCGCTCCTGGCCGACCTGCCGCCCGAATGGCAGGCGCCCGAACGTGATCCCTGGGCCGCAATGTTCCATTCGCCCATATCCGCTGCCGAAGCATGGAAGACGCGGACCGCCGTCGCACTGTACGACATGACGGCCCTCAAGCGGCTGGAAGTTTCGGGTCCTGGCGCCCTCACGTTGCTCCAGCGCCTCAGCACCGGGCAGATCGACAAGAAGCCCGGCGCCGTCACCTACTGCCTGCTGCTGAACGATGACGGCGGCATCCGCAGCGACATCACGATCGCCCGGCTGGCCGACACCACGTTCCAGGTGGGCGCCAACGGCAATATCGACCTCGACTACTTCACCAGGGAAGCCCGCAACCAGACCGCCGTGGACGCCAGCCAGTGGGTCCAGGTCCGCGACATTACCGGTTCCACCTGCTGCATCGGGCTGTGGGGGCCACTGGCGCGCGAAGTCATGGCCAAGGTCAGCACCGATGATTTCACCAATGACGGTCTTCGTTACTTCCGCACCAAGCAGGTGCGGATCGGGGGAATCCCGGTAACGGCCATGCGCCTGTCCTATGTGGGCGAGCTGGGCTGGGAGCTGTACACCACCGCCGAACACGGGCTGAAATTATGGGATCTCCTTTTCGAGGCCGGCCAGGAACAGGGGATCATCGCCGCCGGCCGCGGTGCCTTCAACAGCCTCCGCCTGGAAAAGGGATACCGGCTCTGGGGGACGGACATGACCCCCGAACACGAGCCGTACCAGGCAGGCCTGGGTTTCTCGGTCGCCAAGAACAAGGAGTCGTTCGTGGGCGCCGAAGCCCTCGCCGAGCGCCGCACGCAGCCGGATGCAAGGCAACTGCGCTGCCTGACGGTCGACGACGGCACTTCAGTGGTGCTGGGCAAGGAACCCGTGTATTTCAAAGGCGATGCCGCTGGTTACGTGACCAGCGCGGCCTACGGATACACGGTGGCGCGGCCGATCGCCTACGCGTGGCTCCCTGCCTGCGTCTCCGCAGGCGACACCGTGGAGATTGAGTACTTCGGCAAGCGGATCGGCGCCACGGTGTCAGCCGAGCCGCTGGTGGACCCCGCCATGGAACGCCTTCGCGGGTGA
- a CDS encoding bifunctional 3-phenylpropionate/cinnamic acid dioxygenase ferredoxin subunit codes for MHIACPLSALAPGDAVRLDTSPPIAVFHTEDGELFALDDTCTHQDASLADGWVEGCEVECPLHASKFNLRTGQVDTPPAKLPVRVHKVSVVDGQIVVEESSEAPNLPPGLTINGHV; via the coding sequence ATGCACATCGCCTGCCCGCTCAGCGCTTTGGCCCCCGGAGACGCCGTCCGTCTCGACACTTCACCACCGATCGCCGTCTTCCATACGGAGGACGGCGAGCTTTTCGCCCTCGACGACACCTGCACCCACCAGGATGCATCGCTTGCTGACGGGTGGGTGGAAGGCTGCGAGGTGGAATGCCCCCTTCACGCGTCCAAGTTCAATCTCCGCACGGGCCAGGTGGATACACCGCCGGCCAAGCTCCCCGTGCGGGTCCACAAGGTCTCCGTAGTGGACGGCCAGATCGTGGTCGAGGAATCCAGTGAGGCGCCCAACCTCCCCCCGGGCCTGACCATCAACGGGCACGTCTAG
- a CDS encoding aromatic ring-hydroxylating dioxygenase subunit alpha produces the protein MTTEVVTPSLIPTLPGKAYVSEEIFRAEQERIFEQMWFCAIRSADLDKPGAWRTAQIGRESVLISRTRKGEIRAFYNVCRHRGVRLCMEEQGEAARSFQCPYHAWTYDFEGKLIAAPNLTKMPDIDRDEYGLVKVHIREYLGYVWVCLADAPPSFEEDVMGAIEERLGTLQAVEDYDIANLSLGRRIRYDVKANWKLIIENFMECYHCATIHPELTEVLPEFADGLAAQYFVGHGAEFGESIKGFTIDGSEGLDRIPGVGEDQDRRYYAVTIKPTVFVNLVPDHVIIHRMFPMAADHTIVECDWLYLPSVVESGKDVSASVELFHRVNEQDFDACERCQPAMGSKVYAKGGVLVPSEHHIGAFHEWVQEKVGDAIPWV, from the coding sequence ATGACCACCGAAGTCGTCACGCCCAGCCTGATCCCCACCCTCCCGGGTAAGGCCTACGTCAGCGAAGAGATCTTCCGCGCGGAGCAGGAGCGGATTTTCGAGCAGATGTGGTTCTGCGCCATCCGCTCGGCCGATCTGGACAAGCCCGGCGCATGGCGGACGGCCCAGATCGGCCGTGAGAGCGTGCTGATCAGCCGCACCCGCAAGGGGGAAATCCGTGCCTTCTATAACGTCTGCCGGCACCGCGGGGTCAGACTGTGCATGGAGGAACAGGGGGAAGCCGCCCGCTCGTTCCAGTGTCCCTACCACGCCTGGACCTACGACTTTGAAGGCAAGCTCATCGCCGCCCCAAACCTCACCAAGATGCCGGACATCGACCGTGACGAGTACGGTCTCGTGAAGGTCCACATCCGCGAATACCTGGGCTACGTGTGGGTGTGCCTGGCCGACGCGCCGCCGTCTTTCGAAGAGGATGTCATGGGCGCGATTGAAGAACGGCTCGGCACCCTGCAGGCGGTGGAGGACTATGACATCGCCAACCTGAGCCTGGGCCGCCGCATCCGGTATGACGTCAAAGCCAACTGGAAGCTCATCATCGAGAACTTCATGGAGTGCTACCACTGCGCCACTATCCACCCCGAGCTCACAGAGGTCCTGCCGGAATTTGCCGACGGCCTTGCCGCACAGTACTTTGTAGGCCACGGCGCCGAATTCGGCGAGTCGATCAAGGGCTTCACCATTGACGGCTCGGAAGGGCTGGACCGGATTCCGGGCGTCGGGGAGGATCAGGACCGACGGTACTACGCGGTAACCATCAAGCCGACGGTCTTTGTCAACCTCGTTCCGGACCATGTGATCATCCACCGCATGTTCCCCATGGCCGCCGACCACACCATCGTTGAATGCGACTGGCTGTACCTCCCCAGCGTCGTGGAAAGCGGCAAGGATGTCAGCGCCTCGGTGGAGCTCTTCCACCGGGTAAACGAGCAGGACTTCGACGCCTGCGAGCGCTGCCAACCGGCCATGGGCTCAAAGGTCTACGCCAAGGGTGGCGTACTGGTGCCGAGCGAACACCACATCGGCGCGTTCCATGAGTGGGTACAGGAGAAGGTGGGGGATGCCATCCCCTGGGTCTGA
- a CDS encoding FAD-dependent oxidoreductase — translation MQTLAIVGASLAGISAARAARAQGFAGRLILIGDEPHRPYDRPPLSKDFLAGKIRPEDLSLESPGEGGGPDPLQVEWLLGSAARSLDAASLTVTLDNGTDIKADGVVIATGASARTLPELAGLANVFTLRSLDDAQDLAAELVPGTRLVIIGAGFIGAEVASTARALGAEVTVVCSGTVPLSRPLGTEMAATLAALYGINGVELICDVAVDSYYSGEGVVSGLRLANGRYVPADVVLVAIGAVPNTAWLASSGLELGDGVLCDPMGRTNVPGLVAVGDCAAWLDEESGKHRRVEHWSGAVERPALAVAALLEPGTACQPLNVPYFWSDQYNVRIQFAGDARDADRVEIEAGDPAAHSFLAVYYRGARPVAVLGANQPRLFTKWRRQLNAARAATAAAAQPVPAASASFA, via the coding sequence ATGCAGACATTGGCAATTGTGGGGGCTTCCCTGGCGGGAATCTCAGCCGCGCGAGCCGCACGCGCACAAGGATTCGCCGGCAGGCTCATCCTCATCGGCGACGAGCCGCACCGGCCGTATGACAGGCCACCCCTGTCCAAGGATTTCCTCGCGGGAAAGATCCGGCCCGAAGACCTCTCCCTGGAGAGTCCCGGAGAGGGTGGAGGCCCGGACCCGCTTCAGGTGGAGTGGCTGCTGGGGTCAGCGGCCCGCAGCCTCGATGCCGCATCCCTGACCGTAACACTCGACAACGGCACGGATATAAAAGCCGACGGCGTGGTGATTGCCACCGGGGCATCGGCCCGGACGCTGCCGGAACTCGCCGGGCTGGCGAACGTTTTTACCCTGCGCAGCCTGGACGACGCGCAGGACCTCGCTGCCGAGCTGGTGCCGGGGACCAGGCTCGTCATCATCGGCGCCGGCTTCATCGGCGCCGAGGTAGCTTCCACTGCCCGCGCCCTCGGCGCCGAAGTCACCGTTGTCTGCTCGGGTACCGTTCCGCTCAGCCGGCCTCTGGGTACCGAAATGGCAGCCACCCTGGCCGCGTTATATGGAATTAACGGGGTGGAGCTGATTTGTGACGTCGCCGTCGACTCCTATTACAGCGGAGAAGGCGTGGTCAGCGGGCTGCGCCTCGCCAACGGCCGATACGTTCCTGCCGACGTCGTCCTGGTGGCCATCGGGGCCGTGCCCAACACAGCCTGGCTTGCAAGCTCCGGCCTCGAACTCGGCGACGGCGTCCTTTGCGATCCGATGGGCCGCACCAACGTGCCGGGCCTCGTAGCAGTCGGCGACTGTGCTGCGTGGCTGGACGAAGAGTCGGGAAAGCACCGCCGCGTGGAGCATTGGAGCGGGGCCGTGGAGCGCCCGGCGCTCGCCGTTGCGGCACTCCTGGAACCCGGGACCGCCTGCCAGCCGCTGAACGTACCGTACTTCTGGTCAGACCAGTACAACGTCAGGATCCAGTTCGCGGGCGACGCACGGGACGCCGACCGGGTGGAAATCGAGGCCGGAGATCCCGCAGCGCACAGCTTCCTGGCTGTCTATTACCGCGGCGCCCGGCCTGTGGCCGTCCTTGGCGCCAACCAGCCCCGCCTCTTCACCAAGTGGCGGCGGCAGCTCAATGCCGCACGGGCAGCTACAGCCGCCGCAGCCCAGCCCGTGCCGGCGGCATCCGCAAGTTTCGCCTGA